The Daucus carota subsp. sativus chromosome 9, DH1 v3.0, whole genome shotgun sequence genome window below encodes:
- the LOC108192288 gene encoding 22.0 kDa heat shock protein, with translation MAISRSFPITIVVLFAIILMKTDALAPYAGKSLLDMLMLPMEDPFRILEQTPMTMPKGLVESVAMARADWKETSTAHIISLEIPGIKREDVKIEVEENRVLRVSGELKAEEEIEGEKWHRAERTSGKFWRQFRLPGNADLEKVSANLDHGVLKIVVPKLAEEKKKEPRVISIAGDSGSSGESVKTSKAEL, from the coding sequence ATGGCGATTTCGAGATCTTTTCCCATCACCATTGTAGTTCTATTtgcaataattttgatgaagaCGGATGCATTGGCACCCTATGCTGGGAAGAGCCTCCTGGACATGCTAATGCTGCCAATGGAAGACCCTTTCAGAATTCTTGAACAAACTCCGATGACAATGCCAAAAGGCCTTGTGGAATCTGTGGCGATGGCTCGGGCTGACTGGAAGGAGACCTCAACAGCCCACATCATCTCCCTGGAGATCCCGGGGATCAAGAGAGAGGACGTGAAGATCGAGGTGGAGGAGAACCGAGTGTTGAGAGTGAGCGGAGAGCTGAAAGCAGAGGAAGAGATTGAAGGGGAGAAATGGCATAGAGCTGAGAGGACTAGTGGCAAGTTCTGGAGACAGTTTAGGTTGCCTGGAAATGCTGACTTGGAGAAAGTTTCAGCAAATCTTGATCATGGGGTGTTGAAGATTGTTGTGCCCAAGCTGGCTgaggagaagaagaaggagCCGAGGGTGATTAGTATTGCCGGAGACAGTGGGAGTTCTGGTGAGAGTGTCAAGACATCGAAAGCCGAGCTTTAG